The following nucleotide sequence is from Diorhabda sublineata isolate icDioSubl1.1 chromosome 11, icDioSubl1.1, whole genome shotgun sequence.
GACATTCGAAAgtatatgaataattaaataaatcatacCTGGTGTTAATTGTTTGAATAAATCGCATAAATTCTGacagaatttcaattttaattgtagATTTTCTTCAGAAACGTCTCTTAGTCCGTTTTTTTCTTCGCCTATCAAATTGATTAGGGCTATTTTCACCTCGGTTAAATAATAATGGTTGGGATGTAAAAGTTCTTCGTAGCTATCGATAAAATTCTTGCATTCTTTGATGTTATCTTTCGGCATTTCCGTTAAATCTTTTCCGATTCTATCTAGCAGATCTTGTACTGCATAAGGGGATAGTTTACTGGGGCATTCGTTACAGTACCAATCGGAACCTTTGTCGTTCGTTTTGTTATCTATAAACGTTTTCGGGAGTAAATACCCTTTGCAGTTactaaaattgtgaaaaaaattacaaaaattcaattcccCTTAGATATAATCGACTGACCTATCTTGACATCTTAGAGCGCTGAAATACGTGCCGAATTCCGTAGGGTCCGAACACCTCGGACAACAAcaccaaaataattttgtgtcgTAAAGATGGCGTCTCCTATCGGACGTACCTCGTATAAGATTCGTGCGACAAATACTGAGTTTACCGCCTTTTTTTATATCGGCGCCGGCGGTTATTACGATACATCCTTTTTCTGAGAAACTTTTGGCGCAATTAGCAACGCAACTGTGTTCCAAAAACAACGATTGTTCGTAAATGGCCACGTGGGGGGGATCGGTACAAGGAACTTCGTGTGAATATACCTAAACAAGTTCGTTAATTCGTTAATTTGTCAAAGTAAGTGCTGCCCTCTCGTTAAACATTCAAGAAACGTAACAAAAACGATGACGTTAGGCACAGAACATAATCAACAGTGTTGCCAAGCTATTAATATTTCTGTTGTTcccattaaaaattattgacatcaataaatcgaaatatttttcattgaaaacatcgaaataatTGTGTGTGCGATATTAAATCTCTTCAAATTGATCttaattcaatatcaattgtGCTATtcgtacattttatttaatataatctctaataatataaaattcattaactACTCATCGTGTATAAAAACAAGGTTCCTACTTTTTCGTACTAAAACCAAGAAAGAAGAAAACTGCAACGTAACGACATGAATTATAGCTCGACGGTTTAATAGATGGCGCGACagcattaaaaaaagaaatctgTAACTTTTTCCGTAGTTTCAACGGTATAAAACGCCGCGAAAATGTTGGAAAAGAAATCTGTAACTAATTCCGTACCGTCGGCTGTCGATAGATGGCGAGACAATGTAGAAAATGAAATCTGTATCTTTTCAGCACTGTCTACGATAACTAGACGATTCAAAAGATGACGTAAcacacattttatttattgaaaacaaatgatttaaataattattgaactaTAAACCCCGGTCGTATTCCATAGGCGTAGTTTGACGTATTTTGAAAAGATAGTTTCAAACTAGttgtttaaattcaaaataaacgaaCTTACTTTTAATATTCCGCATATTTTTAAGACATCATCCTCAGTAAATACTGtatctaatttgaaaaatttcaatatgaattttGCTATTTGTATACTATCACGTTCATAGtcgtgaatattttttctttgattatcaCGTGTTTCTAACGATtggatttttttccaaatgtcCGGTAGGAATTGTTTTTGATAGAGCAGTCTCAAAATAGTTACAAACTGGTAGCTCGGATGAATGATACCGAAATTTCTAATGGACAtctaaaagatataaaaaaaaactatctgTAACCACCATATTGGATATAGAGTAGCATGTTGAATTTTATTCGTGCTAAAATCACGCTACACCTTATATACAGTTCACTTAAGGTCGAAATTCAAATATGTCAGTTCCTGTTATTCGTAATTTATACCCCTAGATGACGCCATTGTAACTGTCAAACTTTTAGATcaataatccattttttttattcgacaaatataaaaactaataaattattaataaacaattatatttaataaagattttatcacaagtattttcaatagaaagttagtacttattcaaattaaaagaaacaaaCTGCAACGCGTCGGTACTGTCACTACAGATAGCGCTacgttattttatttgtatcattGAATTAAGAATAAAGGAGGGATAATTATTCACATCAACATTCAAGTATGATGactaattttcttttgtttgatattcttttatcaattttacaatatttttaaacagtttCTATTATGTTttagttttgtatttatttagaatcaattagaaattattgtgtttttacgTAAAATATACAGTaggacattttataaaaattgatatgcTATTGAACCCATTATTTATCAACATAATCGCATTGAGAAAATGTAGAAGTTGGTCAATCTCAAACAATCACGTCCAAGAAAAATCAAGATAcatattgataaaaacaaaatatgagatcaaattatatttatattatttggtttaatataattttatacagcACGCCTATGGTGAAGCGGATATTGCCGTCCGCCATCTTGGTTACCATACTTTAATTCATTGCTCCTTCCTTTAAATTCTTACTTCAATGAACAAGTTTTGAAATGCCACGTATACAATTTTATaactcaatatttattttacgttCTATTTTATTTGCGTTCAAGATAATTCTTAATATTATCTTAAAGCCGTAAAAACATCAGGTACATAGTAACATAAACATTATTTCTGTTAAtactaaaaatttgtttataaacttTTCCTCTAATACCGAATGACatcatttttcgatatttccaCGCCGTCTTCAAGATCGACATACTAAAAATAGCGAGTAATAATCGTTTCAACAGTTTTCAATCACTATTACATTTCGTTGATTATACAAGGTGTGACTTTATTAAACAAACAGatttaaatgaagtttattttcGGATATAGGATTAGTAACTATATTAAGTAAGTCAAAAGTATATTTGAGCGATTTGAATCGATGAGAAAAACCACTTAAGTAATAATCGTTAAAATATCAATTGACATATTTAGTTATAAAAGCATTTTACTgatggtttttaaaaaataaatcatttcgAACGTTAtaactatttaaattttcacttttaaaacgttaaatttctattttcgaattttatattatttcaaaaacgtCATAAAACAGCTGATGATGTGTAATTCGAGTTAAATTAGTAGGTTAGGCAACCTTCACAACAAGTATAGAGATGGAAACTTCTATTCTATTGATACGAGTAGTTAAATAATAACTATCAGCTGATGATGTGTAATTCGAGTTAAATTAGTGGTTAGGCAACTTTTAAAACAAGTATAGAGATGGAAACTTGTATTGATACGAGTAGTTAAATAATAACTGttggaattaaaatatttattttacgtaTAACTTACTTTATCATCGCCTTTTAATACCGTATATCTGCATTCCGGTATATGCCCTGGTGCTTTTTCGCACAAATCGCTGCACATCGGCCATCCGCATTTCGAACAAGGTCTACtgttattttcgtttatttctttACCGCAACCCAAACATACAGGGACCGTAGATCGATTCGGACCCCAAATCAACGGAGTTTCTTGGAATATTACATCTCCTGAGTGTAGATCTTTAGTcgatctcaaatattttccgGAAGTTTCGTCAATATATACCTGAAACGAAACGTAAATGCGAACGACAAATACGAAATAATGTCGTAGTGTTATACGAGGGTGACGCCATATATTTTGAGACGCCATTTTTTAGAATGTTGTCAAAAATTGGTGGAATCGGGCCAAAAGGGTGTTTAAATCACTTCCGGTTTACGTGAATCCttgaaatttcatcaaaacGTTACAAATTTTATCGTGAAATCCAAATTGAGTAACTTAACTTGAATCGCCTTGTATATAGTatgtttaaatctttttttgagCCACACCGTATAGAAATATACTGTTTCcgatttgataaatttatttttagaaaacgaCGCGGACTATTTTTCGTTGCATtaacattttgaggttagatcaCACAGTTATATTCATAATATGtatacttatataattatttaaatgttatATTGGATATATTTCACAcgttgttaaataaaaataataaaattcgtatttttttgtaCCTTAAACGGTTTGCAATACTTTTTATGTTGTTTCCAATCACTTTTTTGATGTTCTTTGCTACAATAGTGAACGAAATGGCAACCGCTACATCGATTACTGGCCGGTTTTCGACAAACTTGGCACTTTGTTTCTTCGGACATgttttttattacgaaaatttgtcaaaaatcc
It contains:
- the LOC130450172 gene encoding SET domain-containing protein SmydA-8-like isoform X1 yields the protein MSEETKCQVCRKPASNRCSGCHFVHYCSKEHQKSDWKQHKKYCKPFKVYIDETSGKYLRSTKDLHSGDVIFQETPLIWGPNRSTVPVCLGCGKEINENNSRPCSKCGWPMCSDLCEKAPGHIPECRYTVLKGDDKMSIRNFGIIHPSYQFVTILRLLYQKQFLPDIWKKIQSLETRDNQRKNIHDYERDSIQIAKFILKFFKLDTVFTEDDVLKICGILKVYSHEVPCTDPPHVAIYEQSLFLEHSCVANCAKSFSEKGCIVITAGADIKKGGKLSICRTNLIRGTSDRRRHLYDTKLFWCCCPRCSDPTEFGTYFSALRCQDSNCKGYLLPKTFIDNKTNDKGSDWYCNECPSKLSPYAVQDLLDRIGKDLTEMPKDNIKECKNFIDSYEELLHPNHYYLTEVKIALINLIGEEKNGLRDVSEENLQLKLKFCQNLCDLFKQLTPGENKMRGKILYELQATVVEIGRRKADPNIVYASLIESKKLLEECTSLLKHELESSLEGKIYEKATKNLKELQLVLRTVHEAMGQSPA
- the LOC130450172 gene encoding uncharacterized protein LOC130450172 isoform X2, whose amino-acid sequence is MSEETKCQVCRKPASNRCSGCHFVHYCSKEHQKSDWKQHKKYCKPFKVYIDETSGKYLRSTKDLHSGDVIFQETPLIWGPNRSTVPVCLGCGKEINENNSRPCSKCGWPMCSDLCEKAPGHIPECRYTVLKGDDKVYSHEVPCTDPPHVAIYEQSLFLEHSCVANCAKSFSEKGCIVITAGADIKKGGKLSICRTNLIRGTSDRRRHLYDTKLFWCCCPRCSDPTEFGTYFSALRCQDSNCKGYLLPKTFIDNKTNDKGSDWYCNECPSKLSPYAVQDLLDRIGKDLTEMPKDNIKECKNFIDSYEELLHPNHYYLTEVKIALINLIGEEKNGLRDVSEENLQLKLKFCQNLCDLFKQLTPGENKMRGKILYELQATVVEIGRRKADPNIVYASLIESKKLLEECTSLLKHELESSLEGKIYEKATKNLKELQLVLRTVHEAMGQSPA